The following coding sequences lie in one Saccharopolyspora hordei genomic window:
- a CDS encoding GGDEF domain-containing protein → MQHDDPLMVGHIPAQDRQVRSLLDSGRFAEAEAAFDELIAAGANRVAEQWNRAAVLVHRATLAWRLKHIPLALELLAEGWTELDVDRPEGPAAAHTVSMLGYLLETIGHRGPALEMMALSVQLARDSGDPATLAHCLCREGNARIFRATSLPTEERATQFVLARDLFEESRSLARPGQVRRSAMAGLARALVGIGDRETAERVAQEALALARAADDWFSSSVANWVLAVVRRQQNQLEEARTLASRALDAAETIRDTMLMMQFSLDLATICDALADPVGEAAALRRTVSASWAAVEALREGLGQALEQRRVAVQAQRMALAAREAALRDPLTGLTNRLGLERRAPLLLEQTAAAGRVPWLVLLDVDWFKDVNDLAGHTAGDVVLQEVAHLLRRECRADDLVCRWAGDEFVVLLVGSSEDSQEAGPVVAERIRAAVHNHDWRLVLGRITKAPTVSIGVAAGPATLEHLFAAADIALYRAKRAGRNRVEIDESPATDSPTTA, encoded by the coding sequence ATGACCCGCTGATGGTCGGCCACATCCCGGCCCAGGACCGCCAGGTGCGGTCCTTGCTGGACTCCGGCCGCTTCGCCGAGGCCGAGGCGGCCTTCGACGAGCTGATCGCCGCGGGGGCGAACCGGGTCGCCGAGCAGTGGAACCGGGCCGCCGTGCTGGTGCACCGAGCGACCCTGGCCTGGCGCCTGAAGCACATCCCGCTGGCCCTGGAGCTGCTCGCCGAGGGGTGGACCGAGCTCGACGTGGACCGGCCCGAGGGGCCGGCCGCTGCGCACACCGTCAGCATGCTCGGCTACCTGCTGGAGACCATCGGCCACCGCGGCCCGGCGCTGGAGATGATGGCGCTGTCGGTGCAGCTGGCCCGCGACTCCGGCGACCCGGCGACGCTGGCGCACTGCCTGTGCCGCGAGGGCAACGCCCGGATCTTCCGCGCCACCTCCCTCCCCACGGAGGAGCGGGCCACGCAGTTCGTCCTGGCCCGCGACCTGTTCGAGGAGTCGCGGTCGCTGGCCCGGCCCGGCCAGGTCAGGCGCTCGGCGATGGCGGGCCTGGCGCGGGCGCTGGTCGGCATCGGCGACCGGGAGACCGCCGAGCGCGTCGCCCAGGAGGCCCTGGCGCTGGCCCGCGCCGCCGACGACTGGTTCAGCTCGTCGGTGGCGAACTGGGTGCTCGCGGTGGTGCGCCGCCAGCAGAACCAGCTGGAGGAGGCCCGCACGCTCGCCAGCCGCGCACTGGACGCCGCGGAGACCATCCGCGACACCATGCTGATGATGCAGTTCTCGCTCGACCTGGCGACGATCTGCGACGCCCTGGCCGACCCGGTCGGCGAGGCCGCCGCGCTGCGTCGCACCGTCTCGGCGAGCTGGGCGGCGGTCGAGGCGCTCCGCGAGGGCCTCGGCCAGGCGCTGGAGCAGCGCCGGGTGGCCGTGCAGGCCCAGCGCATGGCGCTGGCCGCGCGCGAGGCCGCGCTGCGCGACCCGCTGACCGGCCTGACCAACCGGCTCGGGCTGGAGCGCCGGGCTCCGCTGCTGCTGGAGCAGACCGCGGCCGCGGGGCGGGTGCCGTGGCTGGTGCTGCTCGACGTCGACTGGTTCAAGGACGTCAACGACCTGGCCGGGCACACGGCTGGTGACGTCGTGCTCCAGGAGGTCGCGCACCTGCTGCGCCGCGAGTGCCGCGCCGACGACCTGGTCTGCCGCTGGGCCGGGGACGAGTTCGTGGTGCTGCTGGTCGGCTCCAGCGAGGACTCCCAGGAGGCCGGGCCGGTGGTCGCCGAGCGCATCCGCGCCGCGGTGCACAACCACGACTGGCGCCTGGTGCTGGGCCGGATCACCAAGGCACCGACGGTGAGCATCGGCGTGGCGGCCGGACCGGCGACGCTGGAGCACCTGTTCGCGGCCGCGGACATCGCCCTGTACCGGGCGAAGCGGGCCGGGCGCAACCGCGTGGAGATCGACGAGAGCCCGGCGACCGACTCCCCGACCACGGCGTGA
- a CDS encoding phosphotransferase enzyme family protein, whose translation MEHLPERWDDGLLLRGLEEFGIRTEDVVHLPVGFGDHHWRVTDVDGRRWFVTVADLERKWHCGRGAREALRGVRRAMGTAAALREDGLDFVVAPIPAASGELVVELDDRYGLSVFPHVDGETGEFGQALTGAERDEVIDLLARLHTRTPPPMTPRLALDPWGRDELEAALDGPWSGGPFAEPAGELLAEHADHVRARLAEFDRMAARVQERGAAHVVTHGEPHPGNLLRTDDGYRLVDWDTAGLAVPERDLSLLSDDPADLARYGERTGRAVDAEALALHRLRWTLMDLAEFVAEFRRPHTRPADLDATWEHFTETLRQLAD comes from the coding sequence GTGGAGCACCTTCCGGAACGGTGGGACGACGGCCTGCTGCTGCGGGGGCTCGAGGAGTTCGGCATCCGGACCGAGGACGTCGTCCACCTCCCCGTCGGGTTCGGTGACCACCACTGGAGGGTGACCGATGTGGACGGTCGTCGGTGGTTCGTCACCGTCGCGGACCTGGAACGCAAGTGGCACTGCGGTCGCGGCGCGCGCGAAGCGCTCCGGGGAGTGCGCCGCGCGATGGGCACGGCTGCGGCCCTGCGCGAGGACGGGCTGGACTTCGTCGTCGCGCCCATCCCCGCAGCCTCCGGTGAGCTGGTGGTCGAGCTGGACGACCGCTACGGGCTCAGCGTCTTCCCGCACGTGGACGGGGAAACGGGCGAGTTCGGGCAGGCGCTGACCGGGGCGGAGCGGGACGAGGTCATCGACCTGCTCGCCCGCCTGCACACCCGCACCCCACCGCCGATGACACCGCGCCTCGCCCTGGACCCGTGGGGACGGGACGAGCTCGAAGCGGCGCTCGACGGTCCCTGGTCGGGCGGGCCGTTCGCGGAGCCCGCCGGCGAGCTGCTCGCCGAGCACGCCGACCACGTGCGGGCGCGGCTGGCCGAGTTCGACCGGATGGCCGCCCGCGTCCAGGAACGCGGCGCCGCGCACGTCGTCACGCACGGCGAGCCGCACCCCGGCAACCTGCTGCGCACCGACGACGGCTACCGGCTGGTCGACTGGGACACCGCAGGCCTGGCCGTCCCCGAGCGCGACCTGTCGCTGCTCTCCGACGACCCGGCCGACCTCGCCCGCTACGGGGAACGCACCGGCCGCGCGGTGGACGCCGAGGCGTTGGCGCTCCACCGGTTGCGCTGGACGCTAATGGACCTGGCCGAGTTCGTGGCGGAGTTCCGCCGCCCGCACACCCGCCCGGCGGACCTCGACGCCACCTGGGAGCACTTCACCGAGACCCTGCGCCAACTGGCCGACTGA
- a CDS encoding SPASM domain-containing protein, producing MLINHALGRGVEVEVFTNMVSIHPVLWDVFTQPGVRLATSYYSTDPGEHAAITRRRTYERTKANIVEALRRSIPLRAGVVNLWEGQCSDQAVAELRELGVTEIGNDRLRQVGRGVRTGAAGLDELCGHCGDGKIAISPSGQVWPCVFSRWMPVGNVRERPLADILAGPRAGEVGETLRAAFAGRPRSACDPQCGPNCGPACNPQCWPTGSGPCGPNGGCMPNYDA from the coding sequence GTGCTGATCAACCACGCGCTCGGCCGGGGCGTCGAGGTCGAGGTGTTCACCAACATGGTCAGCATCCATCCCGTGCTGTGGGACGTGTTCACTCAGCCTGGCGTGCGGTTGGCGACGTCGTACTACTCCACCGACCCCGGCGAGCACGCCGCGATCACCCGCCGGCGGACCTACGAGCGGACCAAGGCCAACATCGTCGAGGCGCTGCGGCGTTCGATCCCGCTGCGGGCTGGTGTGGTGAACCTGTGGGAGGGGCAGTGCAGCGACCAGGCGGTGGCCGAGCTGCGCGAGCTCGGCGTGACCGAGATCGGCAACGACCGGCTCCGGCAGGTCGGCCGCGGAGTGCGCACCGGCGCGGCCGGGCTGGATGAGCTGTGCGGGCACTGCGGCGACGGCAAGATCGCGATCTCCCCGAGCGGGCAGGTGTGGCCGTGCGTGTTCTCCCGGTGGATGCCGGTGGGCAACGTGCGCGAACGTCCGCTCGCCGACATCCTGGCGGGACCGCGGGCGGGTGAGGTCGGCGAGACACTGCGGGCCGCCTTCGCTGGCCGTCCGAGGTCGGCGTGCGATCCTCAGTGCGGGCCGAACTGCGGACCCGCCTGCAACCCGCAGTGCTGGCCCACTGGTAGCGGGCCCTGCGGCCCCAACGGCGGGTGCATGCCGAACTACGACGCCTAG
- a CDS encoding serine hydrolase domain-containing protein, which yields MRKTWWVGPAVAAVLAFPLPAHAETADVQDALTAYQAEVGPGAGVHGGDHTGSWEFSAGTATVGTDRPITSTDHYRIGSQTKTFTAVVTMQLVDEGKVVLDEPIERYLPGVVTGNGHDGSVITVRHLLQHTSGIPTNDLPTPVPRLDGTFALRELVRDGLRHPSVSAPGAEFHYSNTNYEILGLMVEAVTGNPVGQEITDRIIRPLGLHDTTYPEAGDRSLPDPLVHGYVGGRVPPLFLWLDATAFEPSLFGPAGGMISTQQDITRFYQALLAGELTSPESLAEMRTTVPVEGAPDLAVGLGLLKRTLPCGAVTWGHDGMVPGFASHTDVTADGRHVATVTNSNIGSAKVNDVITAAICG from the coding sequence ATGAGGAAGACGTGGTGGGTGGGGCCCGCGGTCGCGGCCGTGCTGGCGTTCCCGCTCCCGGCGCACGCCGAGACCGCGGACGTCCAGGACGCGTTGACCGCCTACCAGGCGGAAGTGGGCCCCGGCGCGGGCGTGCACGGCGGAGACCACACCGGGTCGTGGGAGTTCTCGGCGGGGACCGCCACGGTCGGCACCGACCGGCCGATCACCTCCACCGACCACTACCGGATCGGCAGCCAGACCAAGACGTTCACCGCGGTCGTGACGATGCAGCTGGTCGACGAGGGCAAGGTGGTCCTCGACGAGCCGATCGAGCGCTACCTGCCGGGCGTGGTCACCGGCAACGGCCACGACGGCAGCGTCATCACCGTCCGGCACCTCCTGCAGCACACCAGCGGGATCCCGACCAACGACCTGCCGACCCCGGTCCCGCGCCTGGACGGCACCTTCGCGCTGCGGGAGCTGGTGCGCGACGGCCTGCGCCACCCGTCGGTGAGCGCGCCGGGCGCGGAGTTCCACTACTCCAACACCAACTACGAGATCCTCGGGTTGATGGTCGAGGCGGTCACCGGGAACCCGGTCGGCCAGGAGATCACCGACCGGATCATCCGGCCGCTCGGCCTGCACGACACCACCTACCCGGAGGCGGGCGACCGCAGCCTGCCCGACCCGCTGGTGCACGGCTACGTCGGCGGTCGGGTCCCGCCGCTGTTCCTGTGGCTCGACGCCACGGCCTTCGAGCCGTCGCTGTTCGGCCCGGCGGGCGGCATGATCTCCACCCAGCAGGACATCACCCGCTTCTACCAGGCGCTCCTCGCCGGTGAACTGACCTCGCCGGAGAGCCTGGCGGAGATGCGGACGACCGTGCCCGTCGAGGGCGCACCGGACCTGGCCGTCGGCCTGGGGCTGCTGAAGCGGACGCTGCCGTGCGGTGCGGTGACCTGGGGCCACGACGGCATGGTGCCCGGCTTCGCCTCGCACACCGACGTCACCGCCGACGGTCGCCACGTGGCCACGGTGACCAACTCCAACATCGGCTCGGCGAAGGTCAACGACGTCATCACCGCCGCGATCTGCGGCTGA
- a CDS encoding DUF4333 domain-containing protein, whose product MSRAVRSAVAAVCGGLLLSGCSMSFSVGPQVGKDALEKTVTERLTEMAGQRPDSVTCPGPLAAEVGKTERCVLTAGGDRIGVTVTVTSVQGGNVKFDIEVDDQPMP is encoded by the coding sequence ATGTCACGCGCCGTGCGATCCGCGGTCGCCGCGGTGTGCGGGGGTCTGCTGCTCAGCGGGTGCTCGATGAGCTTCTCCGTCGGGCCGCAGGTGGGCAAGGACGCGTTGGAGAAGACGGTGACCGAGCGGCTCACCGAGATGGCCGGGCAGCGGCCCGACTCGGTGACCTGCCCCGGCCCGCTGGCGGCCGAGGTCGGCAAGACCGAGCGGTGCGTGCTGACGGCCGGGGGCGACCGGATCGGGGTGACCGTCACCGTCACCTCCGTCCAGGGCGGCAACGTCAAGTTCGACATCGAGGTCGACGACCAGCCGATGCCGTGA
- a CDS encoding tyrosine-type recombinase/integrase has product MGIKLETVTADDEYFMTRAEVARFRGVAAEDSELLDLLIDIGTETGLRWGELAGLHLQRVDTKRLVIQVQEAWDKHSNEIKPYPKGRRRRGVPITRRLAGRIDDYVKRNPPKRCRARHRGGRRCTGALLLASKAGTPLNYGNMRRRHWDSVAERAGLAGGTPHDMRHTYASWLIQDGAGIETVSALLGHKSWTTTMRYAHLADARWAKVRDIIGGPEPTPDGLSSDAIAEAVRVLAAEPERWAAVAAALDGGLAPNAAPILPPSGDAADGAKIIDLASRRRSTG; this is encoded by the coding sequence GTGGGGATCAAGTTGGAGACAGTCACCGCCGACGACGAGTACTTCATGACGCGCGCAGAGGTGGCGCGGTTTCGCGGAGTTGCGGCAGAGGACAGCGAACTGCTTGACCTGCTGATCGACATCGGCACTGAGACCGGTCTGCGCTGGGGTGAACTCGCCGGGCTGCACCTGCAACGCGTCGACACCAAGCGACTCGTGATCCAGGTGCAAGAGGCCTGGGACAAGCACAGCAACGAGATCAAGCCCTACCCGAAGGGGCGACGTCGCAGAGGTGTGCCGATCACCAGGCGGCTCGCTGGCCGCATCGACGACTACGTGAAGCGGAATCCGCCGAAGCGGTGCCGGGCCCGACACCGTGGTGGGAGACGTTGCACCGGGGCGTTGCTGCTGGCATCCAAGGCTGGAACGCCACTGAACTACGGGAACATGCGCCGTCGGCACTGGGATTCCGTCGCGGAGCGCGCGGGGCTGGCAGGGGGCACGCCGCACGATATGCGGCACACGTACGCGTCGTGGCTGATCCAGGATGGGGCCGGCATCGAGACGGTGTCGGCGCTGTTGGGGCACAAGTCCTGGACGACGACCATGCGGTACGCGCACCTGGCGGATGCCCGGTGGGCGAAGGTGCGCGACATCATCGGCGGCCCGGAACCGACTCCGGACGGGCTGAGTTCCGATGCGATCGCCGAGGCCGTGCGCGTCCTCGCTGCTGAACCCGAGCGGTGGGCGGCGGTCGCCGCGGCCCTGGACGGGGGGCTGGCTCCTAACGCTGCCCCCATCTTGCCCCCATCTGGGGATGCTGCGGACGGAGCCAAGATCATCGATCTGGCGTCCCGCCGCAGGTCAACAGGCTAA
- a CDS encoding TIGR03086 family metal-binding protein has product MSEPRHLNHAAAALTGIVESIEPGQLTAPTPCADHSVRDLLNHLLFWGPSLEGGARKEVVPPPAASESDADLTSGDWKGDVVRQVERTSHAWSTPSAWEGMTHMGSPRQMPAELIGGMITMEFAVHAWDLARATDQDLDLDDDLIADARDVIAKTGDQGRAMGVFGAEVPVPDTAPPLHHLLGETGRNPQWRP; this is encoded by the coding sequence ATGTCCGAACCACGGCACCTGAACCACGCAGCAGCCGCCCTGACCGGGATCGTCGAGTCCATCGAACCGGGGCAGCTCACCGCACCGACCCCGTGCGCCGACCACTCGGTGCGCGACCTGCTGAACCACCTGCTGTTCTGGGGACCGTCCCTGGAAGGCGGCGCCCGCAAGGAGGTCGTCCCGCCACCCGCGGCGAGCGAGTCGGACGCCGACCTCACCAGCGGGGACTGGAAGGGCGACGTCGTGCGCCAGGTGGAGCGCACGTCCCACGCCTGGAGCACACCCAGCGCGTGGGAGGGCATGACCCACATGGGCAGCCCGAGGCAGATGCCGGCCGAGCTGATCGGCGGCATGATCACCATGGAGTTCGCGGTGCACGCCTGGGACCTGGCCCGAGCCACCGACCAGGACCTCGACCTCGACGACGACCTCATCGCCGACGCTCGCGACGTCATCGCCAAGACCGGCGACCAAGGCCGAGCGATGGGCGTCTTCGGCGCGGAGGTCCCCGTCCCGGACACCGCCCCACCCCTCCACCACCTCCTCGGCGAAACCGGCCGCAACCCGCAGTGGCGGCCGTAG
- a CDS encoding phosphotransferase, with protein sequence MEPTAAEVAEADRQFSEWMRANLARAAEHFGVTVTGEPVFGWRLRSISAPAASPDGHRWLRVVSEQVQWAEGDWWTGNADANAITGIRKPRVLDVVEWEVPGVRRQRAELMTYVPGRRCSDTDVLRAEVDLPAEWWGELRRSLDVLRATPTTRIRKDAPGIRKAVHDALGLSIEVAEWETVHGDLHWANLLQPELGVLDWELWGRGPVGTDAASLYCYSLLSPRTAATVRAAFADVLDTPTGTTALLYVAARLLRRTSMGDHPELASQLHRLVDELTQQ encoded by the coding sequence ATGGAACCCACCGCCGCCGAGGTCGCCGAGGCCGACCGCCAGTTCTCCGAATGGATGCGCGCCAACCTGGCGCGCGCCGCCGAGCACTTCGGAGTGACGGTGACGGGCGAGCCGGTGTTCGGGTGGCGGCTGCGGTCGATCAGCGCCCCGGCCGCCAGCCCGGACGGGCACCGGTGGCTGCGGGTGGTTTCTGAGCAAGTCCAGTGGGCCGAGGGCGACTGGTGGACCGGTAACGCCGACGCGAACGCGATCACGGGCATCCGAAAACCCCGTGTGCTCGACGTCGTGGAGTGGGAGGTCCCCGGGGTGCGGCGGCAGCGCGCCGAGCTGATGACCTACGTGCCGGGTCGTCGCTGCTCGGACACTGACGTGCTGCGGGCCGAGGTCGACCTGCCTGCGGAGTGGTGGGGTGAGCTGCGCCGCAGCCTCGACGTGCTCCGGGCAACTCCGACGACGCGGATCCGCAAGGACGCACCCGGGATCCGCAAGGCCGTCCACGACGCGCTCGGGCTGTCGATCGAGGTGGCCGAGTGGGAAACCGTGCACGGTGATCTGCACTGGGCGAATCTGCTGCAACCCGAACTCGGCGTGCTCGACTGGGAGCTGTGGGGCCGCGGCCCGGTCGGCACCGATGCGGCGTCGCTGTACTGCTACAGCCTGCTCTCACCCCGCACCGCCGCGACCGTGCGGGCAGCCTTCGCCGACGTGCTCGACACCCCGACCGGCACCACCGCGCTGCTCTACGTCGCCGCCCGCCTACTGCGCCGCACCAGCATGGGCGACCACCCCGAACTCGCCAGCCAACTTCACCGCCTGGTCGACGAGCTCACCCAGCAATGA
- a CDS encoding LCP family protein: MTSTQQRPPHAQEPPRVRRRRPGRAVLVPVPALVGFLACVDFSLEREDALPADGDRPADGPGTNWLLVGSDSREGLDAGRQAELGTGDAAGRRTDTVVLVHVPEGDGMPTTVSLPRDSSVPVPGRGEDELTAAFAYGGPRLPARTVEASTGVRIDHCAEIGLGGFADTTDAIGGVDPCGAEPVHDPRADLDLEAGCQTRDGPQALGHVRTRASARGDLDRVERQREFLAALTEKASSPEVHLDPVRLFPLVLDTSGAFLVGQGDNVWHLAGSAFAMNGVASGEGVTTTVPFGGFAETDDGASVVTWDRDEAQALFGALAADQPVPQELITTG, encoded by the coding sequence ATGACTTCCACGCAGCAACGGCCGCCGCACGCGCAGGAGCCCCCGCGGGTGCGGCGCAGACGACCGGGCAGGGCGGTCCTGGTCCCCGTGCCGGCCCTGGTCGGTTTCCTCGCCTGCGTCGACTTCTCGCTCGAGCGGGAGGACGCGCTGCCGGCCGACGGCGACCGGCCCGCGGACGGACCGGGCACGAACTGGCTGCTGGTGGGCTCGGACAGCCGGGAAGGGCTCGACGCCGGGCGCCAGGCCGAGCTCGGCACCGGTGACGCCGCGGGGCGGCGCACCGACACCGTGGTGCTCGTGCACGTCCCCGAAGGCGACGGCATGCCCACCACGGTGAGCCTGCCGCGCGACTCCTCGGTGCCGGTCCCCGGCCGGGGCGAGGACGAGCTCACCGCGGCCTTCGCCTACGGCGGCCCCCGGCTGCCGGCGCGGACGGTCGAGGCCTCGACCGGCGTGCGCATCGACCACTGCGCCGAGATCGGCCTCGGTGGGTTCGCCGACACGACCGACGCCATCGGCGGGGTCGACCCGTGCGGGGCGGAACCGGTGCACGACCCCAGGGCCGACCTCGACCTGGAGGCGGGCTGCCAGACCCGCGACGGCCCGCAGGCGCTGGGCCACGTGCGCACCCGCGCCTCCGCCCGCGGCGACCTGGACCGGGTGGAGCGGCAGCGGGAGTTCCTGGCCGCGCTGACCGAGAAGGCCTCCAGCCCCGAGGTCCACCTCGACCCGGTGCGGCTGTTCCCGCTCGTCCTCGACACCTCCGGTGCGTTCCTGGTCGGCCAGGGCGACAACGTGTGGCACCTGGCCGGCTCGGCGTTCGCGATGAACGGCGTCGCCTCCGGCGAGGGCGTGACGACGACCGTGCCCTTCGGCGGTTTCGCCGAGACCGACGACGGCGCGTCGGTCGTCACGTGGGACCGGGACGAGGCGCAGGCCCTGTTCGGCGCCCTGGCCGCCGACCAGCCGGTCCCGCAGGAGCTCATCACCACCGGCTGA
- a CDS encoding SAM-dependent methyltransferase → MQDHDADHLAAAGVDMDSPNAARMYDYYLGGSANFAVDRDAAERFLEKVPTGRKWAYANRAFLGRAVRFMVEQGIDQFLDLGSGIPTVGNVHEIAHSVAPDARVAYVDHESVAVAHAQALLDGVPHVTITQADIREPETVLKAPGVAELLDFSRPVGVLAVAILHFVPDSDDPVGVMRRYREACVPGSYLALSHLSSVTFTDDQLSAGHEIYNRTSTPGTLRSREQIAELLTGYELVEPGLVLLPEWRPEVPVDPAEAAQTNSYAAVGVLER, encoded by the coding sequence GTGCAGGACCACGACGCGGACCACCTGGCAGCGGCCGGGGTCGACATGGATTCGCCCAACGCGGCGCGGATGTACGACTACTACCTCGGCGGCTCCGCCAACTTCGCCGTCGACCGGGATGCCGCCGAGCGGTTCCTCGAGAAGGTGCCCACCGGCCGGAAGTGGGCCTACGCCAACCGCGCGTTCCTCGGCCGGGCCGTGCGGTTCATGGTCGAGCAGGGCATCGACCAGTTCCTCGACCTCGGGTCCGGCATCCCGACCGTGGGCAACGTGCACGAGATCGCGCACAGCGTCGCCCCGGACGCGCGGGTGGCCTACGTGGACCACGAGTCCGTCGCGGTCGCGCACGCCCAGGCGCTCCTCGACGGCGTTCCGCACGTCACCATCACGCAGGCCGACATCCGGGAACCCGAGACCGTGCTCAAGGCGCCCGGTGTGGCCGAGCTGCTGGACTTCAGCCGGCCGGTCGGGGTGCTGGCCGTCGCGATACTGCACTTCGTGCCCGACTCCGACGACCCGGTGGGCGTCATGCGCCGCTACCGGGAGGCGTGCGTGCCGGGCAGCTACCTGGCGCTGTCGCACCTGTCCTCGGTGACCTTCACCGACGACCAGCTCAGCGCCGGCCACGAGATCTACAACCGCACCTCCACCCCCGGGACGCTGCGCAGCCGCGAGCAGATCGCCGAGCTGCTCACCGGGTACGAGCTGGTCGAGCCCGGCCTGGTGCTGCTCCCCGAGTGGCGCCCGGAGGTCCCCGTCGACCCCGCTGAGGCGGCGCAGACCAACAGCTACGCCGCCGTCGGCGTGCTGGAGCGCTGA
- a CDS encoding enoyl-CoA hydratase-related protein, with product MPSLDRQDNVFVLDLGDGENRFHPDWIRAVGAALDEVEKAEGPRALVTAATGKFYSNGLDLEWLFANADHHHDYVVSVHELFARLLSLPLITVAALQGHTFAAGAMFSLAHDFRVMRADRGFWCLPEADINIPFTPGMAALIQARLAPQTAHEAMVTARRYGGTDAAAAGIVDRAVAEDAVRSTAIEIAQEQAGKAGDTLGTIKSRMYAPVLATLRDTTNPLG from the coding sequence ATGCCCTCGCTCGACCGCCAGGACAACGTCTTCGTCCTCGACCTCGGAGACGGCGAGAACCGCTTCCACCCCGACTGGATCCGAGCGGTCGGTGCCGCGCTCGACGAGGTGGAGAAGGCAGAGGGCCCGCGCGCCCTGGTGACCGCCGCGACGGGGAAGTTCTACTCGAACGGGCTCGACCTGGAGTGGCTGTTCGCCAACGCCGACCACCACCACGACTACGTGGTCTCCGTGCACGAGCTGTTCGCGCGACTGCTGTCGCTGCCGCTCATCACGGTGGCCGCGCTGCAGGGGCACACCTTCGCTGCCGGCGCGATGTTCTCCCTCGCCCACGACTTCCGCGTCATGCGCGCCGACCGCGGCTTCTGGTGCCTGCCCGAAGCCGACATCAACATCCCCTTCACCCCCGGCATGGCCGCCCTCATCCAGGCCCGCCTGGCACCGCAGACCGCGCACGAGGCCATGGTCACCGCCCGCCGCTACGGCGGCACCGACGCCGCGGCCGCAGGCATCGTCGACCGGGCGGTCGCCGAGGACGCCGTGCGCTCCACCGCCATCGAGATCGCCCAGGAACAGGCGGGCAAGGCCGGCGACACCCTCGGCACCATCAAGTCCCGCATGTACGCCCCGGTCCTGGCCACCCTGCGCGACACCACCAACCCGCTCGGCTGA
- a CDS encoding ATP-binding cassette domain-containing protein, with protein sequence MAELVDEGLRFEAPVTFFVGDNGSGKSTLVEAIAEGFKLDSYGGRLAALRGRPNPTKTPLGEVLTLETTAAGSRMLGGPRSRKQGFFLRAETAFQMTENLGGVPGYWDDNTAEMSHGEGFLAVFRAMFAKPGFYVMDEPEAALSFTSCLRLVGLMHELGKTGAQVVCATHSPILAATPGADIIEVGEHGFRRIKWDELELVDHWRRYLANPDSYLRHIID encoded by the coding sequence GTGGCCGAGCTCGTCGATGAGGGGCTGCGGTTCGAGGCGCCGGTGACGTTCTTCGTCGGCGACAACGGCTCGGGCAAGTCCACGCTGGTCGAGGCGATCGCTGAGGGGTTCAAGCTCGATTCCTACGGCGGTCGCCTCGCCGCGCTGCGCGGCCGCCCGAATCCGACCAAGACCCCGCTCGGTGAGGTGCTGACGCTGGAGACCACCGCGGCCGGTTCCCGGATGCTCGGCGGTCCCCGCTCCCGCAAGCAGGGGTTCTTCCTGCGGGCTGAGACGGCGTTCCAGATGACCGAGAACCTCGGCGGGGTGCCGGGCTACTGGGACGACAACACCGCGGAAATGTCGCACGGCGAGGGCTTCCTCGCGGTGTTCCGGGCGATGTTCGCCAAGCCCGGCTTCTACGTGATGGACGAACCCGAGGCCGCGCTGTCGTTCACCTCGTGCCTGCGGCTGGTCGGGCTGATGCACGAGCTGGGCAAGACCGGCGCGCAGGTGGTGTGCGCGACGCACTCGCCGATCCTGGCCGCCACACCCGGTGCGGACATCATCGAGGTGGGCGAGCACGGGTTCCGGCGGATCAAGTGGGACGAACTCGAACTCGTCGACCACTGGCGGCGCTACCTGGCCAACCCAGACAGCTACCTGCGGCACATCATCGACTGA